Proteins encoded together in one Drosophila albomicans strain 15112-1751.03 chromosome 2R, ASM965048v2, whole genome shotgun sequence window:
- the LOC117576918 gene encoding IQ and AAA domain-containing protein 1-like isoform X2 has product MIQPQKRELVRKLLDACLGRVVELKHDLVNIDLMEFSYNDDVVERLRLTPMDTELRIPRYFLREREQELEFRKRTMNEILIKLGWLEEHALEEPLTEIEAIRLLQMHERARQGRLRAHFMKEIRKEKGKAEERSEKERTDSGLMAAMKIQKMWRGHTARRITRRRKMDEMILIGMVPPPAAVLKERAEKLEKHNEHDVRRRHVAQQTYAAQFEARQVAIQEEIRQKHGATMKEDIADEIRAWIKDCYDKTGKLPDFPSEDQGGSLHIFSRPGTESEHSRSSARSSKESRKTKDKSKSPARSGDLNVNENQEDDVNFQPAVSVCLPDIRAEIEYFNDTWRDKDETGILSQAAYEDMIYAEKYQEVELEFRRAVDDVMRQEIELLQTMVGKKVKKSNKKTRRSGKKSKKKKEKDLTPDRSTESLYEELVTNGIIRKYPELNLKQFLGDKALTARNGTNPSPGDIRQILVEYCILPLGSEAIHSCTPLIRSVLLAGPRGSGKKALLHAICTEVGAVLFDLTPANIVGKYPGKSGLIMLIHLVLKVSRLLQPAVIYMGDAERPFMKKIPKTDRTDPKRLKKDLPKMIKNIATEDRVIFVGTSNLPWEADQKLLQSVYNRFIYIPRPDYGAMSHAWKTLLHKYSGGISNLDTSAMAKISDGYTIGAIDACLREVMTCKRKLQLRSQPLTNAELINVLCTRDPVYREEEEAFESWWSKTPLGRRRQRFLELEEERLIEEQAQQAKQGNGNKKKGMN; this is encoded by the exons CCCATGGACACTGAGCTGCGTATTCCACGCTACTTTCTGCGGGAGCGAGAGCAGGAACTGGAGTTCCGCAAACGCACCATGAATGAAATCCTGATAAAGTTAGGCTGGCTTGAAGAGCACGCCTTAGAAGAGCCACTCACCGAAATTGAGGCCATTCGTCTGCTTCAGATGCACGAGCGGGCTCGTCAAGGACGTTTGCGTGCCCACTTCATGAAGGAAATACGCAAGGAGAAGGGCAAAGCAGAGGAGCGCAGTGAGAAGGAACGCACTGATTCCGGTCTCATGGCAGCCATGAAAATCCAGAAGATGTGGCGTGGACACACTGCACGACGAATTACGCGTCGTCGCAAAATGGATGAGATGATATTGATTGGCATGGTGCCGCCACCAGCTGCAGTGCTTAAGGAACGCGCCGAGAAGCTGGAGAAGCACAACGAGCACGATGTGCGGCGTCGTCATGTGGCGCAACAAACATATGCGGCGCAGTTCGAGGCGAGACAGGTGGCCATACAGGAAGAGATCAGGCAAAAGCATGGCGCTACCATGAAGGAGGACATTGCTGACGAAATACGTGCCTGGATCAAGGATTGCTACGACAAGACGGGCAAGTTGCCCGATTTTCCCTCTGAGGACCAAGGTGGCTCGCTGCACATTTTCAGTCGTCCGGGCACGGAGAGTGAGCACAGTCGCTCCTCTGCACGTTCCTCGAAAGAATCACGCAAAACCAAGGACAAGTCGAAGTCACCAGCGCGTAGTGGTGATTTGAATGTAAACGAAAACCAAGAAGACGATGTCAACTTCCAGCCAGCTGTATCTGTTTGCTTGCCCGACATTCGTGCGGAAATTGAATA CTTCAACGACACTTGGCGCGACAAGGACGAGACAGGAATCCTTAGCCAGGCGGCCTACGAGGACATGATCTATGCGGAAAAGTATCAGGAAGTTGAGCTGGAGTTTCGACGCGCTGTCGACGATGTGATGCGCCAGGAGATTGAGTTGCTGCAGACCATGGTCGGCAAGAAGGTcaagaaaagcaacaagaagacACGCCGCAGTGGCAAGaagagcaaaaagaaaaaggagaAGGATCTGACACCAGACCGAAGCACCGAGTCGCTTTATGAGGAATTGGTTACCAACGGCATTATACGCAAGTATCCCGAACTTAATCTGAAACAGTTTCTGGGCGACAAAGCGTTGACGGCACGTAATGGTACAAATCCTTCTCCGGGCGACATTAGACAGATTCTCGTCGAATACTGCATCCTGCCACTCGGCTCCGAAGCCATACACAGCTGCACGCCACTGATCCGCTCTGTGCTGTTGGCTGGTCCCCGAGGATCTGGCAAAAAGGCTTTGCTTCATGCCATTTGTACGGAAGTTGGTGCCGTTTTGTTCGATCTCACACCCGCGAATATTGTGGGAAAATATCCAGGCAAATCAGGACTTATTATGCTTATACATCTAGTGCTTAAGGTGTCCAGGTTGCTGCAGCCCGCAGTCATCTATATGGGCGATGCGGAGCGACCCTTTATGAAGAAAATTCCCAAAACCGATCGCACAGATCCCAAACGCTTGAAAAAGGATTTGCCCAAAATGATAAAGAATATTGCGACCGAAGATCGCGTCATTTTTGTGGGCACCTCCAACTTACCTTGGGAGGCGGATCAGAAACTCTTGCAATCGGTCTACAATCGCTTCATTTACATTCCGCGTCCAGATTATGGCGCCATGTCGCATGCTTGGAAAACGTTGCTCCA CAAATATTCTGGCGGCATATCCAACTTAGACACCAGTGCAATGGCCAAAATATCCGATGGTTATACTATAGGTGCTATCGATGCTTGCTTGCGTGAAGTGATGACTTGCAAACGTAAATTGCAATTACGTTCCCAGCCGCTTACAAATGCTGAGTTGATCAATGTGCTCTG TACGCGGGATCCTGTCTATCGAGAAGAAGAGGAAGCCTTTGAGTCGTGGTGGTCAAAAACTCCACTGGGCCGACGACGTCAACGCTTTTTAGAACTAGAAGAGGAAAGACTGATTGAAGAACAGGCACAGCAGGCCAAGCAAggaaatggcaacaaaaagaagggcatgaattga
- the LOC117576918 gene encoding IQ and AAA domain-containing protein 1-like isoform X1 codes for MNSVLLLPNIMVVFIMIQPQKRELVRKLLDACLGRVVELKHDLVNIDLMEFSYNDDVVERLRLTPMDTELRIPRYFLREREQELEFRKRTMNEILIKLGWLEEHALEEPLTEIEAIRLLQMHERARQGRLRAHFMKEIRKEKGKAEERSEKERTDSGLMAAMKIQKMWRGHTARRITRRRKMDEMILIGMVPPPAAVLKERAEKLEKHNEHDVRRRHVAQQTYAAQFEARQVAIQEEIRQKHGATMKEDIADEIRAWIKDCYDKTGKLPDFPSEDQGGSLHIFSRPGTESEHSRSSARSSKESRKTKDKSKSPARSGDLNVNENQEDDVNFQPAVSVCLPDIRAEIEYFNDTWRDKDETGILSQAAYEDMIYAEKYQEVELEFRRAVDDVMRQEIELLQTMVGKKVKKSNKKTRRSGKKSKKKKEKDLTPDRSTESLYEELVTNGIIRKYPELNLKQFLGDKALTARNGTNPSPGDIRQILVEYCILPLGSEAIHSCTPLIRSVLLAGPRGSGKKALLHAICTEVGAVLFDLTPANIVGKYPGKSGLIMLIHLVLKVSRLLQPAVIYMGDAERPFMKKIPKTDRTDPKRLKKDLPKMIKNIATEDRVIFVGTSNLPWEADQKLLQSVYNRFIYIPRPDYGAMSHAWKTLLHKYSGGISNLDTSAMAKISDGYTIGAIDACLREVMTCKRKLQLRSQPLTNAELINVLCTRDPVYREEEEAFESWWSKTPLGRRRQRFLELEEERLIEEQAQQAKQGNGNKKKGMN; via the exons CCCATGGACACTGAGCTGCGTATTCCACGCTACTTTCTGCGGGAGCGAGAGCAGGAACTGGAGTTCCGCAAACGCACCATGAATGAAATCCTGATAAAGTTAGGCTGGCTTGAAGAGCACGCCTTAGAAGAGCCACTCACCGAAATTGAGGCCATTCGTCTGCTTCAGATGCACGAGCGGGCTCGTCAAGGACGTTTGCGTGCCCACTTCATGAAGGAAATACGCAAGGAGAAGGGCAAAGCAGAGGAGCGCAGTGAGAAGGAACGCACTGATTCCGGTCTCATGGCAGCCATGAAAATCCAGAAGATGTGGCGTGGACACACTGCACGACGAATTACGCGTCGTCGCAAAATGGATGAGATGATATTGATTGGCATGGTGCCGCCACCAGCTGCAGTGCTTAAGGAACGCGCCGAGAAGCTGGAGAAGCACAACGAGCACGATGTGCGGCGTCGTCATGTGGCGCAACAAACATATGCGGCGCAGTTCGAGGCGAGACAGGTGGCCATACAGGAAGAGATCAGGCAAAAGCATGGCGCTACCATGAAGGAGGACATTGCTGACGAAATACGTGCCTGGATCAAGGATTGCTACGACAAGACGGGCAAGTTGCCCGATTTTCCCTCTGAGGACCAAGGTGGCTCGCTGCACATTTTCAGTCGTCCGGGCACGGAGAGTGAGCACAGTCGCTCCTCTGCACGTTCCTCGAAAGAATCACGCAAAACCAAGGACAAGTCGAAGTCACCAGCGCGTAGTGGTGATTTGAATGTAAACGAAAACCAAGAAGACGATGTCAACTTCCAGCCAGCTGTATCTGTTTGCTTGCCCGACATTCGTGCGGAAATTGAATA CTTCAACGACACTTGGCGCGACAAGGACGAGACAGGAATCCTTAGCCAGGCGGCCTACGAGGACATGATCTATGCGGAAAAGTATCAGGAAGTTGAGCTGGAGTTTCGACGCGCTGTCGACGATGTGATGCGCCAGGAGATTGAGTTGCTGCAGACCATGGTCGGCAAGAAGGTcaagaaaagcaacaagaagacACGCCGCAGTGGCAAGaagagcaaaaagaaaaaggagaAGGATCTGACACCAGACCGAAGCACCGAGTCGCTTTATGAGGAATTGGTTACCAACGGCATTATACGCAAGTATCCCGAACTTAATCTGAAACAGTTTCTGGGCGACAAAGCGTTGACGGCACGTAATGGTACAAATCCTTCTCCGGGCGACATTAGACAGATTCTCGTCGAATACTGCATCCTGCCACTCGGCTCCGAAGCCATACACAGCTGCACGCCACTGATCCGCTCTGTGCTGTTGGCTGGTCCCCGAGGATCTGGCAAAAAGGCTTTGCTTCATGCCATTTGTACGGAAGTTGGTGCCGTTTTGTTCGATCTCACACCCGCGAATATTGTGGGAAAATATCCAGGCAAATCAGGACTTATTATGCTTATACATCTAGTGCTTAAGGTGTCCAGGTTGCTGCAGCCCGCAGTCATCTATATGGGCGATGCGGAGCGACCCTTTATGAAGAAAATTCCCAAAACCGATCGCACAGATCCCAAACGCTTGAAAAAGGATTTGCCCAAAATGATAAAGAATATTGCGACCGAAGATCGCGTCATTTTTGTGGGCACCTCCAACTTACCTTGGGAGGCGGATCAGAAACTCTTGCAATCGGTCTACAATCGCTTCATTTACATTCCGCGTCCAGATTATGGCGCCATGTCGCATGCTTGGAAAACGTTGCTCCA CAAATATTCTGGCGGCATATCCAACTTAGACACCAGTGCAATGGCCAAAATATCCGATGGTTATACTATAGGTGCTATCGATGCTTGCTTGCGTGAAGTGATGACTTGCAAACGTAAATTGCAATTACGTTCCCAGCCGCTTACAAATGCTGAGTTGATCAATGTGCTCTG TACGCGGGATCCTGTCTATCGAGAAGAAGAGGAAGCCTTTGAGTCGTGGTGGTCAAAAACTCCACTGGGCCGACGACGTCAACGCTTTTTAGAACTAGAAGAGGAAAGACTGATTGAAGAACAGGCACAGCAGGCCAAGCAAggaaatggcaacaaaaagaagggcatgaattga
- the LOC117576923 gene encoding U6 snRNA phosphodiesterase 1 isoform X3: MALVDYGSSSGSESDTTDETTPTPPILKRPALPTALSLLGAKQPKRSTDDEDEDDTTDNPALHGGRIRSFKHERGNWATFVYVPADSCVEQLEDFQTEAIEMLATDLELQMNESLHLSLSKTVVLQYHQIDEFTKSLQQALQSCSGFNSNLHLLEVYTNEEKTRTFLAVKLDAAFTTKMTTLLQPVDLVMRDYRLPKFYEKPSFHVSLLCSKKR; the protein is encoded by the exons ATGGCATTAGTGGATTACGGAAGCAGCTCAGGCTCCGAAAGCGATACGACGGATGAAACCACTCCCACACCGCCTATTCTCAAAAG ACCGGCTTTACCCACAGCTCTTTCCTTGTTGGGCGCTAAGCAGCCGAAGCGTTCAACAGATgacgaggatgaggatgatACAACAGACAATCCCGCACTGCATGGCGGCCGCATACGCAGCTTTAAACATGAACGAGGCAATTGGGCTACATTTGTTTACGTGCCCGCTGATAGTTGTGTGGAACAGCTGGAGGATTTTCAAACGGAGGCTATAGAAATGCTTGCCACAGACCTGGAACTACAGATGAATGAATCGTTGCATTTAAGTTTGAGCAAAACAGTAGTGCTGCAATATCATCAGATTGATGAGTTCACTAAATCGTTGCAACAGGCGCTCCAAAGTTGTTCAGG CTTTAACAGTAATCTGCATTTG CTTGAGGTGTATACGAATGAGGAGAAAACACGAACATTTCTGGCAGTCAAACTGGACGCTGCATTCACTACGAAGATGACGACACTGCTACAACCTGTTGATCTGGTTATGCGTGACTATCGCTTGCCGAAATTCTATGAGAAGCCCTCGTTTCATGTCAGCTTGTTGTG TTCTAAAAAGCGTTGA
- the LOC117576923 gene encoding U6 snRNA phosphodiesterase 1 isoform X1, translated as MALVDYGSSSGSESDTTDETTPTPPILKRPALPTALSLLGAKQPKRSTDDEDEDDTTDNPALHGGRIRSFKHERGNWATFVYVPADSCVEQLEDFQTEAIEMLATDLELQMNESLHLSLSKTVVLQYHQIDEFTKSLQQALQSCSGFNSNLHLLEVYTNEEKTRTFLAVKLDAAFTTKMTTLLQPVDLVMRDYRLPKFYEKPSFHVSLLWCVGDYQELLNSKLEKLQQLLDDHDTLKLPVKQVLCKCGNKDFIYKLK; from the exons ATGGCATTAGTGGATTACGGAAGCAGCTCAGGCTCCGAAAGCGATACGACGGATGAAACCACTCCCACACCGCCTATTCTCAAAAG ACCGGCTTTACCCACAGCTCTTTCCTTGTTGGGCGCTAAGCAGCCGAAGCGTTCAACAGATgacgaggatgaggatgatACAACAGACAATCCCGCACTGCATGGCGGCCGCATACGCAGCTTTAAACATGAACGAGGCAATTGGGCTACATTTGTTTACGTGCCCGCTGATAGTTGTGTGGAACAGCTGGAGGATTTTCAAACGGAGGCTATAGAAATGCTTGCCACAGACCTGGAACTACAGATGAATGAATCGTTGCATTTAAGTTTGAGCAAAACAGTAGTGCTGCAATATCATCAGATTGATGAGTTCACTAAATCGTTGCAACAGGCGCTCCAAAGTTGTTCAGG CTTTAACAGTAATCTGCATTTG CTTGAGGTGTATACGAATGAGGAGAAAACACGAACATTTCTGGCAGTCAAACTGGACGCTGCATTCACTACGAAGATGACGACACTGCTACAACCTGTTGATCTGGTTATGCGTGACTATCGCTTGCCGAAATTCTATGAGAAGCCCTCGTTTCATGTCAGCTTGTTGTGGTGCGTGGGAGATTATCAGGAATTGCTCAATAGCAAATTAGAGAAGTTACAGCAATTGTTGGATGATCATGATACGCTTAAATTGCCTGTCAAGCAAGTACTTTGCAAGTGTGGCAATAaggattttatttataaacttaaatag
- the LOC117576923 gene encoding U6 snRNA phosphodiesterase 1 isoform X2 has product MKPLPHRLFSKALSLLGAKQPKRSTDDEDEDDTTDNPALHGGRIRSFKHERGNWATFVYVPADSCVEQLEDFQTEAIEMLATDLELQMNESLHLSLSKTVVLQYHQIDEFTKSLQQALQSCSGFNSNLHLLEVYTNEEKTRTFLAVKLDAAFTTKMTTLLQPVDLVMRDYRLPKFYEKPSFHVSLLWCVGDYQELLNSKLEKLQQLLDDHDTLKLPVKQVLCKCGNKDFIYKLK; this is encoded by the exons ATGAAACCACTCCCACACCGCCTATTCTCAAAAG CTCTTTCCTTGTTGGGCGCTAAGCAGCCGAAGCGTTCAACAGATgacgaggatgaggatgatACAACAGACAATCCCGCACTGCATGGCGGCCGCATACGCAGCTTTAAACATGAACGAGGCAATTGGGCTACATTTGTTTACGTGCCCGCTGATAGTTGTGTGGAACAGCTGGAGGATTTTCAAACGGAGGCTATAGAAATGCTTGCCACAGACCTGGAACTACAGATGAATGAATCGTTGCATTTAAGTTTGAGCAAAACAGTAGTGCTGCAATATCATCAGATTGATGAGTTCACTAAATCGTTGCAACAGGCGCTCCAAAGTTGTTCAGG CTTTAACAGTAATCTGCATTTG CTTGAGGTGTATACGAATGAGGAGAAAACACGAACATTTCTGGCAGTCAAACTGGACGCTGCATTCACTACGAAGATGACGACACTGCTACAACCTGTTGATCTGGTTATGCGTGACTATCGCTTGCCGAAATTCTATGAGAAGCCCTCGTTTCATGTCAGCTTGTTGTGGTGCGTGGGAGATTATCAGGAATTGCTCAATAGCAAATTAGAGAAGTTACAGCAATTGTTGGATGATCATGATACGCTTAAATTGCCTGTCAAGCAAGTACTTTGCAAGTGTGGCAATAaggattttatttataaacttaaatag
- the LOC117576922 gene encoding metaxin-1 homolog codes for MQLGSKLHVYKGEWGLPTIDFECMRVLCLLRFTRCPVDVETNSNPLRSGAGKLPYLQIGNDKFIGYKEIKRVLDLEGYPVDAKLSTKQKHLSATYTNWVFTQLHAYYHYFLYGEPNNYETTTRGLYAKRTPFPFNFYYPSTYQREACDVVQVLGGFDINDKLEKHESDYLVTNAKKCVNLLSRKLGRKVWFFGDHFSELDAIVYSYLSIISKITLPNNPLQNHIKGCQNLLNFISRISRDIFRNECYSSVKLTKSFGQSDSTLTPSERKFMETELNTKIAAGIGAALAMGVFAAWRGIYTQLTRSSTDYDGIDYEDDELDEEVLE; via the exons aTGCAATTGGGATCCAAGCTGCATGTGTATAAGGGCGAATGGGGCCTACCAACAATTGATTTCGAATGTATGCGTGTCTTG TGCTTGCTGCGCTTCACCCGCTGTCCCGTGGACGTCGAGACCAATTCAAATCCATTGCGTTCGGGCGCCGGCAAATTGCCGTATCTTCAAATTGGCAACGACAAATTCATTGGCTACAAGGAGATCAAACGTGTGCTGGATCTTGAG gGTTATCCCGTAGATGCCAAGCTATCCACGAAACAGAAGCATCTGTCCGCCACATATACCAATTGGGTATTCACACAACTTCATGCTTACTATCATTACTTTCTGTATGGCGAGCCAAACAATTATGAGACTACCACACGTGGATTATACGCCAAGCGAACACCATTCCCCTTTAACTTCTACTATCCATCAACGTATCAACGCGAAGCTTGCGATGTTGTCCAAGTGCTTGGCGGTTTCGATATCAACGATAAGCTGGAGAAGCACGAAAGTGACTAT CTGGTGACTAATGCCAAAAAGTGCGTCAACTTGTTGTCGCGTAAATTGGGACGCAAAGTTTGGTTCTTTGGTGATCACTTCAGTGAATTGGATGCCATTGTCTACAGCTACTTGTCCATCATATCGAAAATAACACTGCCCAATAATCCGCTACAAAACCACATAAAAGGCTGTCAAAATCTTTTGAATTTCATCAGTCGTATCTCTCGCGACATATTCCGCAATGAATGTTATAGTTCCGTTAAACTAACGAAATCATTTGGACAATCTGACAGCACATTAACGCCATCGGAACGTAAGTTTATGGAGACCGAATTAAATACAAAGATTGCCGCCGGCATTGGCGCTGCACTGGCAATGGGAGTGTTTGCTGCTTGGCGTGGTATTTACACCCAG TTAACACGTTCGTCCACGGATTATGACGGCATCGACTATGAGGACGATGAATTGGACGAGGAGGTTTTGGAATAG
- the LOC117576920 gene encoding methyl-CpG-binding domain protein 2 isoform X2: MNPSITIERKRVDCNALPKGWQREEIHRKSGCNTGVDVFYYSRALRTDVSLVPPIRQTASIFKQPVTVVRNHEPNKVKHDAKHGGQEKPKQLFWEKRLERLRACHDNGEELDDISLPKTIRTVGPNVNEQTVLQSVATALHMLNAGVHGQSSTKAELTKNAMAFMNPEQPLMHAVIISEDDIRKQEDRVGLARRKLQDALKT, from the exons ATGAATCCAAGCATTACAATTGAACGTAAACGCGTTGACTGCAACGCATTACCCAAAGGTTGGCAACGCGAAGAAATACACCGCAAATCGGGCTGCAACACGGGCGTTGATGTTTTCTACTACAG TCGCGCTCTGCGCACAGATGTCTCCTTGGTGCCGCCGATTCGACAGACCGCCTCCATATTTAAACAGCCGGTAACTGTGGTGCGCAATCATGAGCCCAACAAGGTCAAACATGACGCCAAACATGGTGGCCAGGAGAAACCCAAACAACTATTCTGGGAGAAGCGTTTGGAACGATTGCGTGCCTGCCATGACAACGGCGAAGAACTGGACGACATCTCATTGCCCAAAACTATACGAACTGTCGGTCCCAACGTAAATGAACAGACGGTGCTGCAATCGGTCGCCACAGCACTGCATATGCTCAATGCTGGCGTGCACGGCCAGAGCTCGACAAAGGCGGAACTGACGAAGAATGCTATGGCATTCATGAATCCCGAACAACCTTTAATGCATGCGGTTATCATTTCTGAGGACGACATACGCAAGCAGGAAGATCGCGTTGGTTTGGCTCGACGAAAGCTGCAAGATGCGTTGAAGACATGA
- the LOC117576920 gene encoding methyl-CpG-binding domain protein 3 isoform X1 yields MNPSITIERKRVDCNALPKGWQREEIHRKSGCNTGVDVFYYSPTGKRIESKPQLARQLGAEMFDISNFDFQTGKMQLHRQMPSPSISLYRCNAQGAIISNAVAAGNAANALKRKFSRAQAQQNTNSNSGNSININTGNIVTSISSSAGNASSSVTSTTTAVTAANLRQQQQQQQQQQQQFEFSRALRTDVSLVPPIRQTASIFKQPVTVVRNHEPNKVKHDAKHGGQEKPKQLFWEKRLERLRACHDNGEELDDISLPKTIRTVGPNVNEQTVLQSVATALHMLNAGVHGQSSTKAELTKNAMAFMNPEQPLMHAVIISEDDIRKQEDRVGLARRKLQDALKT; encoded by the exons ATGAATCCAAGCATTACAATTGAACGTAAACGCGTTGACTGCAACGCATTACCCAAAGGTTGGCAACGCGAAGAAATACACCGCAAATCGGGCTGCAACACGGGCGTTGATGTTTTCTACTACAG TCCCACAGGAAAACGAATTGAAAGCAAACCACAATTAGCACGGCAATTGGGCGCCGAGATGTTTGACATTAGCAACTTTGATTTCCAAACCGGCAAAATGCAGTTGCATCGCCAgatgccatcgccatcgatATCGCTCTACCGCTGCAATGCTCAAGGTGCCATCATTAGCAACGCTGTAGCAGCTGGCAATGCTGCGAACGCACTGAAGCGTAAATTTAGTCGAGCTCAAGctcaacaaaacacaaacagcaacagcggcaacagtaTCAACATCAACACGGGCAACATTGTCACGTCGATATCGTCGTCAGCAGGAAACGCTTCTTCTTCAGTAACATCGACGACAACTGCAGTGACGGCAGCTAATcttcgacagcagcagcaacaacagcagcaacagcaacaacaatttgaattcaG TCGCGCTCTGCGCACAGATGTCTCCTTGGTGCCGCCGATTCGACAGACCGCCTCCATATTTAAACAGCCGGTAACTGTGGTGCGCAATCATGAGCCCAACAAGGTCAAACATGACGCCAAACATGGTGGCCAGGAGAAACCCAAACAACTATTCTGGGAGAAGCGTTTGGAACGATTGCGTGCCTGCCATGACAACGGCGAAGAACTGGACGACATCTCATTGCCCAAAACTATACGAACTGTCGGTCCCAACGTAAATGAACAGACGGTGCTGCAATCGGTCGCCACAGCACTGCATATGCTCAATGCTGGCGTGCACGGCCAGAGCTCGACAAAGGCGGAACTGACGAAGAATGCTATGGCATTCATGAATCCCGAACAACCTTTAATGCATGCGGTTATCATTTCTGAGGACGACATACGCAAGCAGGAAGATCGCGTTGGTTTGGCTCGACGAAAGCTGCAAGATGCGTTGAAGACATGA